CGAAGGCGCCAGTGTGCAGTTTCCCGGGGAGCCGGAAAAGATCGAATTGAAGAAAATGCAGGCCCGGAAAGTCGCCCGGATGCTCGGCATTCATGAGGTCTTTTTCGGAAACTTTCCCGACCAACAACTCGATATGCAGCCCATCATCACGGTCGCCAGCTTTATCGAAGGGGTGATTGAAAAGATCCGTCCTCAGATTGTCTATACGCACCACTTCACCGAGCTGAACCGGGACCACCGCACAGCGTACGAAGCGACGTCCGTGGCTGTGCGGCCCTTTTCCCTTCCCTTGGTGGAAAGGTTACTCTGCTTCTCGGTTGATACGGTCAGTGATTGGGGACAAGGGGTGGCTCAGTATAATGTCTTCTCCGATATCAGTGAGACGCTTGAGGCAAAGCTGCAGGCGATGCGCATCTATGAAACCGAGGTGCGCAGACCCCCACACCCCCGCTCGCTCGAAGCGCTTCGCCAGATAGCCGAGCGCAATGGGGTAATAGTAGGGTTGCAAGCAGCGGAGATGTTTCAATTAGTGCTGGAGGTGCAGAGATGAAGCCGTACCAGGCAGTCATCAAGTCGGCTTTTGATCGTGTCGGAGCATTGGTTGGCTTGATTACTCTCTCTCCGTTGTTCCTGTTGATTGCCTTGGCTATCAAGCTTGAAACCCAGGGGGCTGCTCTCTTCCGTCAGACCCGCATGGGGAAAGATGGCGAATCCTTTACCTTCTACAAGTTCCGCACCATGTATGTGAATGCGCCTGACATCCGTAACTCGGATGGTTCCACTTTCAACGCTGAGAATGATCCTCGGGTCACTCGGGTGGGTCACTTGCTGCGCAAGACCAGTCTGGACGAACTGCCGCAACTCTTCAATATACTCACCGGAGAGATGAGCTTCATCGGTCCCCGGCCCGACATGCCGGACCAGATACGTTTCTACAACGAACGCCGCAGGAAACGGCTGCTCGTCAAGCCGGGAATAACCGGCTTAGCTGCTATTTCTGGTCGTAATAGCAACCCTTGGGAACAGCGTCGTGAACTCGATGTCCAGTACGTGGAGAATTATTCGCTCGGACTGGACCTCAAAATTTTGTTGCGTACTATTCCAGTGGTCCTCTTCGGCAGAGGAGTATACATGTCGCCTGAGACGATTCAACGCCCTTCGGAGTCTCGCGGGTTCGACTCCTGAGTCGCTCAGGGCCGTAGTGCGTCACGGTGAAAAGGTGCAATATGCCTGAACATTCTTCCATCAAGAGAGCGACCTTTCTTCCCTTCTCGCCGCCTTTGATTGGCGAGGAGGAAATCGCTGAGGTAGTAGACACGTTGCGCTCGGGCTGGATCACTACCGGTCCCAAAACTAAGCGGTTTGAGACGGACTTCGCTGCCTATATCAATGCTCCGGCGGCTCTTGCTCTGAACTCTGGCACAGCGGCTTTGCACATTGCCTTGGCAGTCCTGGGAATTGGTCCAGGGGATGCTGTAGTGACTACCCCGATGACCTTCTGCTCCACGGTCCATGTGATTGAGCAGGTTGGGGCGCAACCCATCTTGGTAGATGTGGAGCCGGATACGCTTAATATCAGCCCAAGCAAGGTTGCTGAAGTAATAAAAAAGTTCCAAGTTCCAAGTTCCAAGTTCCAAGTGAAGGCTATCCTTCCCGTTCATTTGTATGGACATCCGTGCGATATGGATGCCATCGGCGAAATCGCCCAGAAATATGAACTTGCTGTGCTTGAAGATGCGGCCCACGCGTTGCCAGCGAAATACAAAGGACGATTCATCGGTTCTGGAAACAACCTGACCGCTTTTAGTTTCTATGCGACGAAGAATCTGACTACTGCGGAAGGTGGG
The DNA window shown above is from Deltaproteobacteria bacterium and carries:
- a CDS encoding PIG-L family deacetylase, producing MMKPNARQVLVVAAHPDDEVLGAGGTIAKHTARGDAVSVIILTEGASVQFPGEPEKIELKKMQARKVARMLGIHEVFFGNFPDQQLDMQPIITVASFIEGVIEKIRPQIVYTHHFTELNRDHRTAYEATSVAVRPFSLPLVERLLCFSVDTVSDWGQGVAQYNVFSDISETLEAKLQAMRIYETEVRRPPHPRSLEALRQIAERNGVIVGLQAAEMFQLVLEVQR
- a CDS encoding sugar transferase; its protein translation is MKPYQAVIKSAFDRVGALVGLITLSPLFLLIALAIKLETQGAALFRQTRMGKDGESFTFYKFRTMYVNAPDIRNSDGSTFNAENDPRVTRVGHLLRKTSLDELPQLFNILTGEMSFIGPRPDMPDQIRFYNERRRKRLLVKPGITGLAAISGRNSNPWEQRRELDVQYVENYSLGLDLKILLRTIPVVLFGRGVYMSPETIQRPSESRGFDS
- a CDS encoding DegT/DnrJ/EryC1/StrS aminotransferase family protein; this encodes MPEHSSIKRATFLPFSPPLIGEEEIAEVVDTLRSGWITTGPKTKRFETDFAAYINAPAALALNSGTAALHIALAVLGIGPGDAVVTTPMTFCSTVHVIEQVGAQPILVDVEPDTLNISPSKVAEVIKKFQVPSSKFQVKAILPVHLYGHPCDMDAIGEIAQKYELAVLEDAAHALPAKYKGRFIGSGNNLTAFSFYATKNLTTAEGGMLTGAVELLERARVLSLHGMSRDAWKRYDKGGSWRYEVIAPGFKYNMTDIQASLGLWQLKKLDRFQQRRRQVVAAYNQAFGCREELEIPVERPGVEHAWHIYALRLRPETLRIDRDQFINELTAQNIGTSVHFMPIPLHPYYRDKYGYRPEDFPVAYENYLRLISLPLNPRLTDQDVNDVIEAVLDIVKQHRR